From Rutidosis leptorrhynchoides isolate AG116_Rl617_1_P2 chromosome 3, CSIRO_AGI_Rlap_v1, whole genome shotgun sequence, a single genomic window includes:
- the LOC139899618 gene encoding uncharacterized protein — translation MHCQTCQTQPSVTVEKAIARYFLTVSPELIQLVADHAAATNKTDTVEEIAIKISQLPKASGTHKRITVITRGADHVVVAEDGNVVVTVITQGADHVVVAEDGNVVVTVITQGADHLVDSIHLRFFREAIFLVPLLQGCVIIIICRPICIVIILLAKLGG, via the exons ATGCATTGTCAAACTTGCCAAACCCAACCATCTGTGACAGTTGAAAAGGCCATTGCTAGATATTTCCTTACGGTGTCCCCTGAATTAATTCAGCTTGTAGCTGATCATGCAGCTGCAACCAACAAG ACTGATACTGTGGAGGAGATTGCAATCAAGATCTCTCAGTTGCCAAAAGCATCCGGGACCCACAAGCGGATTACCGTGATCACTCGGGGTGCCGATCACGTAGTAGTTGCCGAGGACGGAAACGTAGTAGTTACCGTAATCACTCAGGGTGCCGATCACGTAGTAGTTGCCGAGGACGGAAACGTTGTAGTTACCGTAATCACTCAGGGTGCCGATCACTTAGTAGATTCCATTCATCTCCGCTTCTTCAGAGAAGCCATTTTTCTTGTGCCGCTTCTTCAGGGTTGTGTTATCATCATTATTTGTCGTCCAATTTGCATTGTTATTATCCTCCTAGCCAAACTAGGTGGTTAA
- the LOC139895925 gene encoding lysine-specific demethylase ELF6-like, which produces MMDVEIPNWLKELPLAPEFYPTETEFADPIAYISKIEKEASVFGICKVIPPLPKPSKKYVIANLNKSLLKCPELGDDAKPNTTENVNDREAQAVFTTRHQELGHNNGKRTKEVGAAGYKQVWQSGEVYTLDQFESKSKIFARSQLGMVKEVSPLAVESLFWKASCEKPIYIEYANDVPGSGFGEPVHSSKVSYRHRSRRTCNRYNKTNVCNNQKGESISSSVDMLKKDIDDTNFSVRVPRQRGLDDSHELEGSLGWKLSNCPWNLQVVARSPGSITRFMPDDIPGVTSPMVYIGMLFSWFAWHVEDHELHSLNYLHFGSPKTWYAVPADYAFTFEEVIRSKAYGGDIDRFAALTLLGEKTTLLSPEIVAASGIPCCRLVQNPGEFVVTFPRAYHIGFSHGFNCGEAANFGTPKWLSLAKEAAVRRAVMNFLPMLSHQHLLYLLTMSFIPRVPRSLLPGIRTSRLKDRQKEQRELLVKKEFIDDILEENKTLHDILQRNSCYSAVLWDPETLSPSVINESESANIENVHLQNDKLEAETIIHIEDEDMSSDFQIDSGTLPCVACGVLGYPFMSVIQPSRKAVLDNIPVVGHGGVQEDRVVSKVVNGEDRSPKASTCSSKPNFETGWNTSDGYLRPRIFCLEHASKIEKMLESMGGANLLIICHSDFQKIKAQASDIADQIGSTFRYNDVQLDDAKPDELDLINLAIDSEQEDGSVENWTSKLNVNLRQSVKLRPKLSADKIHYALNMDALFADASRVSSAVSRSTILQWQATRSRSNRRFNYPIKKSPKTIIKVKHVELKEKLNEAQMANKDGKLIQYSRKKVKSKQQDCVISIPEKPDIQEESVLSQVEVNVFSAPVAEDTEARTFMEMEGGSVSCATTIENSENDKDDINADVSSMQDKTSSVATENDSVEQSYEDGLMQVSADEPVIDSDDTTKKGQVNDENNAVSSLKSGSKRKREVESLQIDEKTAYFDGFIKSPCEGLRPRGGKQVHKDKDVILISKKVIGDKPTKKVNTSVGVEKSAKKSKGSNVKTPQKGSHKCDLEGCKLSFKTKTELSLHRKNRCPHEGCGKKFSTHRYAVLHLRVHEDNRPLKCTWEGCNMTFKWAWARTEHLRVHTGERPYKCKIEGCGLTFRFVSDYSRHRRKTGHNVHVKS; this is translated from the exons ATGATGGACGTGGAAATACCTAATTGGCTTAAGGAATTGCCACTAGCACCTGAATTTTACCCAACCGAAACTGAATTCGCCGACCCGATTGCGTATATATCCAAAATTGAAAAGGAAGCTAGTGTTTTTGGTATATGTAAAGTCATTCCACCATTACCGAAACCTTCGAAAAAGTATGTTATTGCTAACCTAAATAAGTCCCTATTAAAGTGCCCTGAGTTAGGGGATGATGCAAAACCGAATACTACCGAAAATGTTAACGACAGGGAGGCTCAGGCTGTTTTTACAACTAGGCATCAAGAGTTAGGTCATAATAATGGGAAACGAACGAAAGAGGTCGGGGCAGCGGGATATAAGCAAGTATGGCAAAGTGGGGAGGTTTACACACTGGATCAGTTCGAATCGAAATCAAAGATTTTTGCCCGAAGTCAATTGGGGATGGTTAAAGAAGTGTCTCCTTTGGCTGTAGAATCGCTTTTTTGGAAAGCGTCGTGTGAGAAACCAATATATATTGAGTATGCTAATGATGTACCAGGTTCGGGATTTGGTGAACCGGTTCACTCCTCTAAGGTTTCGTATAGACACCGAAGTAGAAGGACGTGTAATAGATacaataaaacgaatgtatgtaatAACCAAAAAGGTGAATCAATAAGTTCTTCTGTAGATATGTTAAAGAAAGATATAGATGATACGAATTTTTCAGTTCGTGTTCCTAGGCAAAGGGGTTTGGACGATAGTCACGAGCTTGAAGGATCTTTGGGATGGAAGCTTTCGAATTGTCCTTGGAATTTGCAAGTGGTTGCACGATCACCTGGATCAATTACACGTTTTATGCCAGATGATATTCCAGGTGTTACTTCTCCAATGGTGTATATTGGCATGTTGTTCAGCTGGTTTGCATGGCATGTTGAAGATCACGAGCTTCACAGCCTAAATTATCTTCACTTCGGCTCTCCAAAAACTTGGTATGCAGTACCTGCGGATTATGCATTCACGTTTGAGGAAGTAATTCGTTCAAAGGCTTATGGTGGAGACATAGATCGTTTCG CTGCATTAACACTTTTGGGTGAAAAGACTACGCTTCTGTCACCAGAAATTGTTGCTGCATCTGGCATTCCATGTTGCAG GTTAGTACAGAATCCTGGTGAATTTGTAGTGACTTTTCCGAGGGCTTATCACATAGGTTTTAGCCATG GTTTTAATTGTGGGGAAGCTGCTAATTTTGGAACTCCAAAATGGCTCTCGTTAGCTAAGGAAGCTGCAGTGCGCCGAGCTGTCATGAATTTTCTTCCTATGCTTTCACATCAACATTTGCTTTACCTACTCACAATGTCATTTATTCCAAG AGTGCCTAGATCGTTGCTGCCGGGAATTCGGACCTCTCGGTTAAAAGATCGTCAAAAAGAACAACGTGAACTGTTGGTAAAGAAGGAATTCATTGATGATATACTTGAAGAAAACAAAACACTGCACGATATTCTTCAGAGAAATTCTTGTTATAGTGCAGTCCTATGGGATCCGGAAACCCTATCACCATCCGTTATTAATGAATCTGAGTCTGCCAATATTGAAAATGTGCATCTCCAAAACGATAAGTTGGAAGCCGAGACAATTATTCATATAGAGGATGAGGACATGTCAAGTGATTTTCAAATTGATTCTGGAACGTTACCATGTGTGGCTTGTGGTGTTCTCGGTTACCCTTTCATGTCTGTTATACAACCGTCACGAAAGGCAGTTCTTGATAATATACCTGTCGTGGGTCATGGTGGGGTCCAGGAAGATCGAGTCGTAAGCAAAGTGGTGAATGGCGAGGATCGGTCACCTAAGGCTTCAACATGCTCATCTAAACCGAATTTTGAGACGGGATGGAACACGTCTGATGGGTACTTAAGACCCCGGATTTTTTGCTTAGAGCATGCAAGTAAAATTGAAAAAATGTTGGAGTCCATGGGTGGTGCGAATCTGCTTATAATTTGCCATTCAG attttcaaaagattaaagcaCAAGCTTCAGACATTGCAGACCAGATTGGTAGCACTTTCAGATATAATGACGTTCAACTAGATGATGCGAAGCCTGATGAATTGGACCTGATAAATCTTGCTATTGACAGTGAGCAAGAAGATGGATCTGTTGAAAATTGGACGTCGAAGTTGAATGTTAATCTTCGACAATCTGTTAAGCTCAGGCCAAAATTATCAGCTGACAAGATACATTATGCTTTGAATATGGATGCATTATTTGCCGACGCATCGCGTGTCTCAAGTGCTGTCTCGCGTTCAACGATTCTTCAATGGCAAGCTACAAGATCTCGCTCAAATAGAAGATTTAACTATCCTATTAAGAAATCGCCCAAGACTATCATTAAGGTGAAACATGTCGAGTTGAAAGAGAAGTTGAATGAAGCTCAAATGGCAAACAAAGATGGAAAGTTGATTCAGTATTCAAGAAAAAAAGTCAAGTCAAAGCAACAAGATTGTGTAATTTCAATTCCTGAAAAACCCGATATTCAGGAGGAATCTGTTTTATCACAAGTAGAAGTTAATGTTTTTTCAGCCCCGGTGGCTGAAGATACTGAAGCACGCACTTTCATGGAGATGGAGGGTGGTTCAGTGTCGTGTGCTACAACTATTGAAAATTCTGAAAATGACAAAGATGATATAAATGCTGACGTCAGCAGCATGCAAGATAAAACTAGTTCTGTGGCAACTGAAAATGATTCTGTAgaacaaagttatgaagatggttTGATGCAGGTGTCTGCTGATGAACCTGTTATTGATTCAGATGATACGACAAAGAAAGGTCAggttaatgatgagaataatgcCGTTTCAAGTTTAAAAAGTGGAAGCAAGCGAAAGAGAGAAGTTGAGTCGTTGCAAATAGACGAAAAAACAGCTTATTTTGACGGTTTTATAAAAAGCCCTTGTGAAGGATTAAGACCTAGAGGTGGAAAACAGGTGCACAAGGATAAAGATGTAATTTTGATCAGCAAAAAAGTGATTGGAGATAAACCCACAAAGAAAGTAAACACTTCCGTTGGTGTAGAAAAATCTGCAAAGAAATCGAAGGGTTCAAATGTGAAAACACCCCAGAAAGGGTCCCACAAGTGTGACCTTGAAGGATGCAAATTGAGTTTCAAGACTAAAACGGAATTAAGTTTGCACCGAAAAAACAGGTGCCCTCATGAAGGGTGTGGGAAGAAGTTCAGTACACACAGATATGCAGTGCTCCATTTACGGGTCCACGAGGATAACAGACCTTTAAAATGCACTTGGGAAGGTTGCAATATGACGTTCAAGTGGGCGTGGGCCCGGACCGAGCATTTACGTGTCCATACTGGAGAAAGACCGTACAAATGTAAGATTGAAGGGTGTGGGCTTACTTTCAGGTTTGTTTCTGATTATAGCCGACACAGAAGAAAAACAGGGCATAATGTACATGTAAAGTCCTGA